The following proteins are encoded in a genomic region of Alistipes shahii WAL 8301:
- a CDS encoding RagB/SusD family nutrient uptake outer membrane protein — MKIKHLILAFGGASLLAACNLDEYPYGFYSEDNFYKTEADAESAVNYIYDAINYIEYSRSIVFLGDMNTDDMEPKGDAAAANKELDGWKINNFKTNTTLGNFYKYSYITINRANAVIKKVPGMNIDEGRRNRFLGEAYFMRAYSYFNLARNFGCVPVHTTPVETLEDTAVPAAESLDAMWKLVIEDFKTAGTLLPFFAAPETGRADRAAAYGMLAKAYLYIASAKEHGVPQYAAMSHDVDEYYAEAVKYAGLVVDNPEQTVFRFDDNLLDIYDVERPAGPEHIFIMSMDRTGESEGQYSKISKMYLPYVSGATIYLKQGDSDQMVPTHDGWGEYRTALSFYDAFASGDRRHDWLIVDKVYDAAGNVVASTADGKLNYPFCRKFIDPNFSGDKTSTRPYLLRYSDVALTYAEAAGPTVKAYELVNFIRNRAGLGDLEPGLDKETFRERVMDERRFELAFEGNRCYDLRRWNRLHTDIAEAKGQGLSAEQMVFYPIPSVESDLNPNL, encoded by the coding sequence ATGAAAATCAAACACCTTATACTTGCGTTCGGGGGAGCCTCTCTCCTGGCGGCCTGCAATCTGGACGAGTATCCCTACGGCTTCTACTCCGAGGACAACTTCTACAAGACGGAGGCGGACGCCGAGTCGGCCGTGAACTATATCTACGACGCGATCAATTACATCGAATATTCGCGTTCGATCGTCTTCCTGGGCGACATGAACACCGACGACATGGAGCCGAAAGGCGACGCCGCGGCGGCCAACAAGGAGCTGGACGGATGGAAGATCAACAATTTCAAGACCAACACCACGCTCGGCAATTTCTACAAGTACTCCTACATCACGATCAACCGTGCCAACGCCGTGATCAAGAAGGTGCCGGGAATGAACATCGACGAGGGCCGCAGGAACCGCTTCCTCGGCGAGGCCTATTTCATGCGCGCCTATTCGTATTTCAACCTCGCGCGCAACTTCGGCTGCGTGCCCGTCCACACGACGCCTGTCGAGACGCTCGAAGATACGGCCGTCCCCGCCGCCGAGTCGCTCGACGCCATGTGGAAGCTCGTCATCGAGGACTTCAAGACCGCCGGTACGCTGCTGCCGTTCTTCGCGGCGCCCGAAACGGGCCGTGCGGACCGCGCCGCGGCCTACGGAATGCTGGCCAAGGCTTATCTCTACATCGCGTCGGCCAAGGAGCACGGCGTGCCCCAGTACGCCGCCATGTCGCACGACGTGGACGAATACTATGCCGAGGCGGTGAAATACGCCGGACTGGTGGTCGACAATCCCGAGCAGACGGTCTTCCGTTTCGACGACAACCTGCTCGATATTTACGACGTCGAGCGGCCGGCCGGACCCGAGCATATCTTCATCATGTCGATGGACCGCACGGGAGAATCGGAGGGGCAGTATTCGAAGATCTCGAAGATGTACCTGCCCTATGTTTCGGGAGCCACGATCTATCTCAAGCAGGGCGATTCCGACCAGATGGTCCCGACCCACGACGGCTGGGGCGAGTACCGGACCGCGCTGTCGTTCTACGATGCGTTCGCCTCGGGCGACCGCCGTCACGACTGGCTGATCGTCGACAAGGTGTACGACGCCGCGGGCAATGTGGTGGCTTCGACGGCCGACGGCAAACTGAACTATCCGTTCTGCCGCAAATTCATCGACCCGAATTTCTCGGGAGACAAAACCTCCACGCGTCCCTACCTGCTCCGCTATTCGGACGTCGCATTGACCTATGCCGAAGCTGCCGGACCTACGGTCAAGGCGTATGAACTGGTGAACTTCATCCGCAACCGCGCCGGGCTGGGCGATCTGGAGCCGGGGCTGGACAAGGAGACGTTCCGGGAGCGCGTGATGGACGAGCGCCGTTTCGAACTGGCTTTCGAGGGAAACCGCTGCTATGACCTGCGCCGCTGGAACCGCCTGCACACGGACATCGCCGAAGCCAAGGGACAGGGGTTGAGCGCCGAGCAGATGGTGTTCTATCCGATCCCGTCCGTCGAGTCCGACCTGAACCCGAATCTTTAA
- the glpK gene encoding glycerol kinase GlpK, whose translation MEQYILSLDQGTSSSRAIVFDRKGQICSMAQREFTQYFPKPGWVEHNPHEIWSSQASVIAEAIAAIDINGLNIAGIGITNQRETTIVWDRETEEPVYNAIVWQDRRTSEYCDSLKAEGKTEWIREKTGLIIDAYFSATKIKWILDNVPGARERAEKGKLMFGTVDTWLIWRLTRGEVHVTDPSNASRTMLFNIRTLQWDEELLKLFDIPASMMPEVRSSSEVYGATKTTIFAHKVPIAGIAGDQQAALFGQMCVEPGSVKNTYGTGCFLLMNSGEKPIASKNNLLTTIAWKIGDKVNYALEGSIFVGGSVVQWLRDGLGIIRSSSEVEALASSVPDTGGVYFVPALTGLAAPHWDQYARGAISGISRGTTAAHIARAALEGIAYQTLDIVGAMQRDAGVSLVELKVDGGAARNDLLMQFQADLLATKVIRPRVTETTALGAAYLAGLAVGYWESVGEIRKQWQAEHIFEPAADRTQIAKAVAGWEDAVRRVLREKND comes from the coding sequence ATGGAGCAGTACATTTTGTCATTGGATCAGGGAACGAGCAGTTCCCGCGCGATCGTTTTCGACCGCAAGGGGCAGATTTGCTCGATGGCCCAGCGGGAGTTCACCCAGTATTTCCCCAAACCGGGATGGGTGGAGCACAATCCGCACGAAATCTGGTCGTCGCAGGCGTCGGTGATCGCCGAAGCCATCGCGGCCATCGACATCAACGGGCTGAACATAGCCGGAATAGGCATCACCAACCAGCGCGAGACGACAATCGTGTGGGACCGCGAAACGGAGGAACCGGTCTACAACGCCATCGTATGGCAGGACCGCCGGACCTCGGAGTACTGCGACTCGCTGAAGGCCGAAGGAAAAACCGAGTGGATTCGCGAAAAGACGGGCCTGATCATCGACGCCTATTTCAGCGCCACGAAGATCAAATGGATTCTGGACAACGTGCCGGGCGCGCGGGAGCGGGCCGAGAAGGGCAAGCTGATGTTCGGAACGGTCGACACATGGCTGATCTGGCGGCTGACGCGCGGCGAAGTGCACGTGACCGACCCGAGCAACGCCTCACGCACGATGCTGTTCAACATCCGCACGCTGCAATGGGACGAGGAGTTGCTGAAGCTGTTCGACATCCCGGCGTCGATGATGCCCGAGGTGCGCTCGTCGAGCGAGGTTTACGGAGCGACGAAAACCACGATCTTCGCCCACAAAGTCCCCATCGCGGGTATCGCCGGCGACCAGCAGGCGGCCCTGTTCGGACAGATGTGCGTCGAGCCGGGATCGGTGAAAAACACCTACGGCACGGGCTGCTTCCTGCTGATGAACAGCGGCGAAAAGCCCATCGCCTCGAAAAACAACCTGCTGACGACCATCGCCTGGAAGATCGGCGACAAGGTCAACTACGCCCTCGAAGGGAGCATCTTCGTCGGCGGATCGGTGGTGCAGTGGCTGCGCGACGGGCTGGGGATCATCCGCTCCTCGTCGGAGGTGGAGGCGCTGGCGTCGTCGGTTCCCGACACCGGAGGCGTCTACTTCGTGCCCGCGCTGACGGGACTGGCGGCCCCGCACTGGGACCAGTACGCCCGGGGCGCGATCAGCGGCATCAGCCGCGGAACGACGGCTGCGCACATAGCCCGCGCGGCGCTGGAGGGCATCGCCTACCAGACGCTGGACATCGTGGGCGCGATGCAGCGCGACGCCGGAGTCTCGCTGGTGGAACTGAAGGTCGACGGCGGGGCGGCGCGCAACGACCTGCTGATGCAGTTCCAGGCCGACCTGCTCGCGACGAAGGTCATCCGTCCCCGCGTGACGGAGACCACGGCGCTGGGCGCCGCCTACCTGGCGGGGCTGGCCGTGGGGTATTGGGAAAGCGTCGGAGAGATCAGGAAGCAGTGGCAGGCGGAGCATATTTTCGAACCCGCGGCCGACCGCACGCAGATCGCAAAGGCCGTCGCCGGCTGGGAAGACGCCGTGCGGCGGGTTTTGCGCGAGAAAAACGACTAA
- a CDS encoding S1/P1 nuclease, translated as MKRLILTSLCLLFARGAFAWGQKGHDVTAYIAECRLTPEAAEKVRKALDGYSPVYIANWLDFASYWPEYAYSKTWHYLNIDEGETLESMSRNPGGDVLTAVTRLTEKLKSGRLTPEEETLSLKMLIHLVGDMHCPMHLGRLSDLGGNKRPVRFFGRDTNLHSVWDTNIPEAVHKWSYSEWQQQIDRLTDEEAAQIAAGEPADWVKETHEICKEIYGFTPEGTDISYDYLFKYTPVVERQFLRGGHRLARLLNEIYR; from the coding sequence ATGAAAAGGCTGATTCTGACGAGTTTATGTCTTCTTTTCGCCCGCGGGGCGTTCGCATGGGGACAGAAGGGGCACGACGTGACGGCGTATATCGCCGAATGCCGTCTGACGCCCGAAGCGGCAGAGAAGGTCCGCAAGGCGCTCGACGGCTACTCGCCCGTGTATATCGCCAACTGGCTCGACTTCGCCAGCTACTGGCCCGAATACGCCTATTCGAAAACCTGGCACTACCTCAATATCGACGAAGGCGAGACGCTGGAGAGCATGTCCCGGAATCCCGGGGGCGACGTGCTGACGGCGGTGACCCGACTCACGGAGAAACTCAAGTCGGGACGCCTCACACCCGAGGAGGAGACGCTCTCGCTCAAGATGCTGATTCACCTGGTCGGGGACATGCACTGCCCGATGCACCTCGGACGGTTGAGCGACCTGGGCGGCAACAAGCGGCCCGTGCGTTTCTTCGGACGCGACACGAACCTGCATTCGGTCTGGGATACGAACATTCCCGAGGCGGTCCACAAATGGAGTTACAGCGAGTGGCAGCAGCAGATCGACCGGCTGACGGACGAAGAGGCTGCGCAGATCGCCGCCGGAGAGCCGGCCGACTGGGTGAAGGAGACGCACGAAATCTGCAAGGAGATTTACGGCTTCACCCCCGAAGGGACCGATATTTCGTACGACTACCTCTTCAAGTACACGCCCGTCGTCGAACGGCAGTTCCTGCGCGGCGGACACCGCCTGGCCCGCCTGCTGAACGAGATATACCGATAA
- a CDS encoding helix-turn-helix domain-containing protein has protein sequence MGTVVKYDNIFQYNESRGVETQHPLVSVIDFSKAEPIPPGHYRHCFGFYAVFLKDVKCGDLRYGRNYYDYQEGTLVFMAPGQVVEVEVKDKPQVPPKGRALLFHPDLLRGTSLGRNIAGYTFFSYEVNEALHLSEQERQVVMDCLQNIQSELKHAIDKHSRTLIVSNIELLLNYSTRFYERQFITRNNVNRDVLAGFERLLGDYFAGDRPERDGVPSVRWCAEQLHLSANYFGDLVKKETGKSAQEYIQLKVIDIAKERIFDPGRSISEIAYSLGFRYPQHFTRLFKKVAGCSPNEYRTAN, from the coding sequence ATGGGCACGGTGGTCAAATACGACAACATCTTCCAGTACAACGAATCGCGCGGCGTGGAGACGCAGCATCCGCTGGTGAGCGTCATCGACTTTTCGAAGGCGGAACCCATTCCTCCCGGCCATTACCGCCACTGCTTCGGATTTTACGCCGTTTTCCTCAAGGACGTGAAGTGCGGCGATTTGCGCTACGGACGTAACTACTACGACTATCAGGAGGGAACGCTCGTATTCATGGCTCCGGGGCAGGTGGTCGAGGTGGAGGTGAAGGATAAGCCGCAGGTTCCGCCCAAAGGCCGGGCGCTGCTGTTCCATCCCGACCTGCTGCGCGGCACCTCGCTCGGGCGCAACATCGCGGGCTACACATTCTTCTCCTACGAGGTGAACGAGGCCCTGCACCTTTCGGAGCAGGAGCGCCAGGTCGTGATGGACTGCCTGCAAAACATCCAATCGGAGCTGAAACATGCGATCGACAAACACAGCCGCACGCTGATCGTCTCGAACATCGAGCTGCTGTTGAATTACAGCACACGGTTTTACGAACGGCAATTCATCACGCGCAACAACGTCAACCGCGACGTGCTGGCCGGATTCGAGCGTCTGCTGGGCGACTATTTCGCAGGAGACCGCCCCGAGCGGGACGGCGTGCCGTCGGTGCGCTGGTGCGCCGAGCAGCTGCACCTGTCGGCGAACTATTTCGGCGACCTGGTGAAGAAGGAGACCGGGAAATCGGCGCAGGAGTACATCCAGCTCAAGGTGATCGACATCGCCAAGGAACGCATCTTCGACCCCGGACGCTCGATCAGCGAAATCGCCTACTCGCTGGGATTCCGCTACCCGCAGCACTTCACGCGTCTGTTCAAGAAGGTGGCGGGGTGTTCGCCCAACGAATACCGGACCGCAAACTGA
- a CDS encoding glycoside hydrolase family 26 protein: MKRIPFVLLALLLSGVACSDDSEGPKKEGESDPVTLTLSDPNATEETKALYSNLWAIQSKGFMFGHHDDLMYGRTWYGTEGGSDTKAVCGDYPAVYSFDFAEHIDDRHASDPDAQALRLRCCREAYDRGMVLTSCIHINNPLTGGDSWDNSSNRVAAEILTEGSATNRTFKEWLDRLADIAHNLRGSDGKLIPVIFRPFHEHTQTWSWWGASCTTTEEFVNLWKFTVKYLRDTKGVHNFIYAISPQMDSAKTVDDFYFRWPGDEWVDFVGMDCYQGINNAVFVTNLKAISKVSLAKLKPCGVTETGVEGFTATDYWTTNIHAPLTGRRVSMVVTWRNKYDPMESGTHYFSVFPGHPSERDFVKMYNQENSFFCSDLPDMYTPAENVTVL, from the coding sequence ATGAAAAGAATTCCGTTTGTGTTATTGGCGCTGCTGCTTTCCGGCGTGGCGTGCAGCGATGACAGCGAAGGGCCGAAAAAGGAGGGGGAGAGCGATCCCGTGACCCTCACGCTGTCGGACCCGAATGCCACCGAAGAGACCAAAGCGCTCTATTCGAACCTCTGGGCCATCCAGAGCAAGGGGTTCATGTTCGGTCACCACGATGACCTGATGTACGGCCGCACGTGGTACGGCACCGAAGGCGGTTCCGACACGAAGGCCGTCTGCGGCGACTATCCCGCCGTATACAGTTTCGATTTTGCGGAGCATATCGACGATCGCCACGCTTCGGACCCGGATGCCCAGGCGCTGCGGCTGCGCTGCTGCCGGGAGGCTTACGACCGCGGCATGGTGCTCACGTCGTGCATTCACATCAACAATCCGCTTACCGGCGGCGATTCGTGGGACAACTCCAGCAATCGGGTGGCCGCAGAGATTCTGACGGAGGGCAGCGCCACGAATAGGACTTTCAAGGAGTGGCTCGACCGCCTGGCCGACATCGCACACAACCTGCGGGGCAGCGACGGCAAGCTGATTCCCGTGATTTTCCGCCCGTTCCACGAACATACGCAGACCTGGTCCTGGTGGGGCGCGTCGTGCACGACGACCGAAGAGTTCGTCAACCTGTGGAAATTCACGGTGAAGTATCTGCGCGACACGAAGGGCGTGCATAATTTCATCTACGCCATCTCCCCGCAGATGGACAGCGCGAAGACCGTCGATGACTTCTACTTCCGCTGGCCGGGCGACGAATGGGTCGATTTCGTAGGCATGGACTGCTATCAGGGTATCAACAATGCGGTTTTCGTGACGAATCTGAAAGCCATTTCGAAGGTTTCGCTGGCCAAACTCAAGCCGTGCGGCGTAACCGAGACGGGCGTCGAAGGCTTCACGGCGACCGACTACTGGACCACGAACATCCATGCTCCGCTGACGGGACGCCGTGTGAGCATGGTGGTGACGTGGCGCAACAAGTACGACCCGATGGAGAGCGGGACGCACTATTTCTCGGTGTTCCCCGGGCACCCTTCGGAGCGTGATTTCGTGAAGATGTACAATCAGGAGAACTCTTTCTTTTGCAGCGACCTGCCCGATATGTACACCCCGGCGGAAAATGTGACGGTGCTGTAA
- a CDS encoding flavodoxin — MKKRLILATMAAFAVSGAGAQQPSGKVLVAYFSHSGNTREVARQISEATGGDLFEIVPATPYPTEYRAVVDQGKKEIEAGVRPALKNPVGDLSQYDVIFVGSPCWWATIAPPVATFLTSCDLAGKTVVPFMTHEGSGMGHSEADIRRLCPRSTVPDGLAVRGSAVRNSKDEVGRWVRTRLKNGF; from the coding sequence ATGAAAAAGAGACTTATTTTGGCGACGATGGCGGCATTCGCCGTTTCGGGAGCCGGGGCGCAGCAGCCCTCCGGAAAAGTGCTGGTGGCCTATTTCTCCCACAGCGGCAACACCCGTGAGGTGGCGCGGCAGATCAGCGAGGCCACGGGCGGAGATCTGTTCGAGATCGTTCCCGCGACGCCCTACCCCACGGAATACCGGGCCGTGGTCGACCAGGGCAAAAAGGAGATCGAAGCCGGGGTGCGCCCCGCGCTGAAAAACCCCGTCGGCGACCTTTCGCAGTACGACGTGATTTTCGTCGGCTCGCCCTGCTGGTGGGCGACCATAGCGCCTCCCGTGGCGACGTTCCTCACCTCCTGCGACTTGGCGGGCAAGACCGTCGTGCCGTTTATGACCCACGAGGGCAGCGGCATGGGACACAGCGAGGCCGACATCCGCAGACTCTGCCCGCGGTCGACCGTCCCCGACGGACTCGCCGTCCGCGGCAGTGCGGTGCGCAACTCGAAGGATGAGGTCGGCAGGTGGGTCCGCACCCGCTTGAAAAACGGATTTTAG
- the rho gene encoding transcription termination factor Rho: MQDLKALEGKSLAELREIAKALGIKNVMIKKRELIEKIAGTDTPEEAPAENEAGAKGEVSETAAEPAQDAAPQTAAPKTKAPRGRRPRLAKNENAAPQPEAAAEPELPMETKPATAAEPEAAAAPPQAETPAAEPAKAEPKRRGRKPKAQAAPEVQAVQETAVPAAAQETHTEQAPRYIEEEVITKDDFAGEIEGEGVLEIMPDGYGFLRSADYNYLNSPDDIYVSPSQIKLFGLKPGDTVNGAIRPPKEGEKYFPLVRVNEINGLAPEYIRDRVQFEFMTPLFPSEKFCLTGNGHNNMSTRIVDLFSPIGKGQRALIVAQPKTGKTVLMQSIINAIADNHPEVYIIVLLIDERPEEVTEMARNSKAEVVASTFDEQASRHVKVAEMVLDKAKRMVESGHDVVIFLDSITRLARAYNSVQPASGKVLSGGVDANALHKPKRFFGAARNTEEKGSLTIIATALIDTGSKMDEVIFEEFKGTGNMELQLDRKLANKRVYPAVDVIASGTRREDLLLPRDVMNRTWVLRKYLSDMTPVEAMEFLQKQMGLTDTNEEFLATMNH, translated from the coding sequence ATGCAAGATCTGAAAGCGCTGGAAGGGAAAAGCCTTGCCGAGTTGCGTGAGATAGCCAAAGCATTGGGTATCAAGAACGTTATGATTAAAAAGCGCGAACTGATAGAGAAAATAGCCGGGACGGACACCCCGGAGGAGGCTCCTGCGGAAAATGAGGCCGGAGCGAAAGGGGAGGTTTCGGAAACCGCCGCAGAGCCGGCACAGGACGCAGCCCCGCAGACCGCCGCGCCGAAGACCAAGGCCCCGCGCGGACGCCGTCCGCGACTGGCGAAGAACGAAAACGCAGCCCCGCAGCCGGAGGCCGCGGCAGAGCCGGAACTCCCGATGGAGACGAAGCCGGCGACGGCTGCCGAACCGGAAGCCGCAGCGGCTCCTCCGCAGGCCGAAACGCCCGCGGCAGAGCCGGCGAAGGCCGAACCCAAACGCCGGGGCCGCAAGCCCAAAGCGCAGGCGGCGCCGGAGGTGCAGGCGGTTCAGGAAACGGCGGTCCCTGCCGCCGCGCAGGAGACCCACACGGAACAGGCTCCCCGATACATCGAAGAGGAGGTCATCACCAAGGACGACTTCGCAGGGGAGATCGAAGGCGAAGGCGTGCTGGAGATCATGCCCGACGGCTACGGATTCCTCCGCTCGGCCGACTACAACTACCTCAATTCCCCCGACGACATCTACGTTTCGCCCTCGCAGATCAAACTCTTCGGACTGAAGCCCGGCGACACGGTGAACGGCGCGATCCGCCCCCCGAAGGAGGGTGAGAAATACTTCCCGCTGGTGCGCGTGAACGAAATCAACGGTCTGGCCCCGGAGTACATCCGCGACCGCGTGCAGTTCGAATTTATGACGCCGCTGTTCCCCAGCGAGAAATTCTGCCTCACGGGCAACGGCCACAACAACATGTCCACGCGCATCGTGGACCTCTTTTCCCCCATCGGCAAGGGCCAGCGCGCACTGATCGTGGCCCAGCCCAAGACGGGTAAGACGGTGCTCATGCAGTCGATCATCAACGCCATCGCCGACAACCATCCCGAGGTGTACATCATCGTACTGCTGATCGACGAACGCCCCGAGGAGGTGACCGAAATGGCCCGCAACTCGAAGGCCGAGGTCGTGGCCTCGACTTTCGACGAGCAGGCTTCGCGCCACGTGAAAGTGGCCGAAATGGTGCTCGACAAGGCCAAACGCATGGTCGAGAGCGGCCACGACGTGGTGATCTTCCTCGACTCGATCACCCGTCTGGCCCGCGCCTACAACTCCGTGCAGCCCGCCTCGGGCAAGGTGCTTTCGGGAGGTGTCGACGCCAACGCCCTGCACAAGCCCAAGCGTTTCTTCGGCGCAGCCCGCAACACGGAGGAGAAAGGTTCGCTGACGATCATCGCCACGGCGCTGATCGACACCGGTTCGAAGATGGACGAAGTGATCTTCGAGGAGTTCAAGGGTACGGGCAACATGGAGTTGCAGCTGGACCGCAAGCTGGCCAACAAGCGCGTATACCCGGCCGTAGACGTGATCGCCTCGGGAACCCGCCGCGAAGACCTGCTGCTGCCGCGCGACGTGATGAACCGCACGTGGGTGCTGCGCAAGTACCTCTCGGACATGACGCCCGTCGAAGCCATGGAGTTCCTCCAGAAACAGATGGGACTCACCGACACCAACGAGGAGTTCCTCGCCACGATGAATCACTAA
- a CDS encoding MIP/aquaporin family protein — MEISLFTKCLFEFIGTLVLVLLGDGVVASTVLKRSKGFDGGWIVITIAWGLAVMCGVLIAGPYSGAHLNPAVSVGLAVAGSFPWAYVPGYVAAQLLGGFCGAVVVYLYYKDHFDATDDPAAKLGVFCTMPAIMDKPRNLFCEVVGTFLLVFVILAIGNEQNTPEIGMGSLGSLPVTMLIMAIGMSLGGTTGYAINPARDLPPRLAHALLPIRGKGGSGWDYSWVPVAGPLLGALAAGLIYGCVYFCG, encoded by the coding sequence ATGGAAATTAGCTTGTTCACCAAATGCCTGTTCGAGTTCATCGGAACGCTGGTGCTCGTACTGCTGGGCGACGGGGTGGTCGCATCGACCGTCCTCAAACGATCGAAAGGTTTCGACGGCGGCTGGATCGTGATTACGATCGCCTGGGGACTGGCCGTGATGTGCGGCGTGCTGATCGCAGGGCCTTATTCGGGCGCGCACCTCAATCCTGCGGTCTCGGTGGGACTGGCCGTGGCGGGGTCGTTCCCGTGGGCGTACGTCCCGGGATACGTCGCCGCGCAGCTGCTGGGCGGATTCTGCGGCGCCGTCGTGGTCTACCTTTATTATAAGGACCATTTCGACGCGACGGACGACCCCGCGGCGAAGCTGGGCGTCTTCTGCACGATGCCCGCCATCATGGACAAACCGCGCAACCTCTTCTGCGAGGTGGTCGGCACGTTCCTGCTGGTGTTCGTGATCCTGGCCATCGGCAACGAGCAGAACACCCCCGAAATCGGGATGGGAAGTCTGGGAAGCCTTCCGGTGACGATGCTCATCATGGCCATCGGCATGTCGCTGGGCGGCACGACGGGCTACGCGATCAACCCCGCGCGCGACCTGCCGCCGCGGCTGGCGCACGCCCTCCTGCCGATCCGGGGCAAAGGAGGCAGCGGATGGGATTACAGCTGGGTTCCCGTGGCGGGACCGCTGCTGGGCGCCCTGGCGGCCGGACTGATCTACGGCTGCGTCTATTTCTGCGGATAA
- a CDS encoding DUF1893 domain-containing protein → MGTDNANKDRQAIDLLFAERCSCVVRNGDTIRIFRERGVRDLWRLLHEEPELLDGAFVADKVVGKGAAALMAAGRVRELFADVVSHAALELLNGAGIPVSYTVAVPHIINRAGDGICPVERLCAGARTAAECLPLIEGFLTASKGAP, encoded by the coding sequence ATGGGAACAGACAACGCAAACAAGGACCGGCAGGCCATAGACCTGCTCTTCGCCGAGAGATGCTCGTGCGTCGTGCGCAACGGCGACACGATCCGGATATTCCGCGAACGGGGCGTCCGGGACCTCTGGAGGCTGCTGCACGAGGAGCCGGAACTGCTCGACGGCGCGTTCGTGGCCGACAAGGTGGTCGGAAAGGGCGCTGCGGCGCTGATGGCCGCGGGCCGTGTGAGGGAACTCTTCGCCGACGTGGTGAGCCACGCGGCGCTGGAACTGCTGAACGGAGCCGGGATTCCGGTAAGTTACACGGTCGCCGTGCCCCACATCATCAACCGCGCCGGAGACGGCATCTGTCCCGTGGAGCGGCTCTGCGCCGGAGCGCGGACCGCCGCGGAGTGCCTGCCGCTGATCGAAGGGTTTCTGACGGCCAGCAAGGGCGCGCCCTGA